From Candidatus Eisenbacteria bacterium, the proteins below share one genomic window:
- a CDS encoding sigma-54 dependent transcriptional regulator gives MEPTALILTNDKALNERILTYLRPHPLKLISQPTNDLDSSDPIVCDLAIIDLPGLIAAARWVPRIKAARRSCQIILMTPGTDPPNPEELESWGVRTWLGQPVDQDHLLEIISRGVRSLMSRMREGTRSPRSESSFKNLIGEDPAFLEVLETARKAGASSQTTVLIRGNTGTGKQLFARAIHEESPRSGGPFLDINCGSLPVALLESELFGHEKGAFTGATHQKPGLLELANGGTVFLDEIGELEPTLQVRILKFLDQRSFRRVQGLQEIQVDVRLVAATHRDLESDVRRGLFREDLYHRLNVLTLRIPSLVERRSDISLLVEHFTKLNVRRLGARITGLSERALETLVRYPWPGNVRELENVIERCVLLHKEIPILDLEHLPIDLVRHVARNEEGAHLPPAALPAAAFGFDPAHPATLGGGLRVELPNEPVAWDDIERAVLNTALLKVGGNISEAARQLKMGRGQLRYRLKRLEIELPGPQRYRPRRRSRRRNPQPRVA, from the coding sequence ATGGAACCAACCGCCCTCATCCTGACGAATGACAAGGCACTGAATGAACGGATCCTGACCTATCTCAGACCCCACCCACTGAAGCTGATCAGTCAGCCAACGAATGATCTTGATTCGAGTGATCCGATTGTCTGCGATCTGGCGATTATCGATCTTCCCGGTTTGATTGCGGCGGCTCGATGGGTGCCGAGGATCAAAGCCGCACGGAGGTCGTGCCAGATCATCCTGATGACGCCGGGCACGGATCCGCCGAACCCGGAGGAATTGGAATCCTGGGGTGTGCGGACCTGGTTGGGACAGCCGGTCGATCAGGATCACTTGTTAGAGATCATCTCACGAGGTGTGCGTTCCCTCATGTCCCGGATGAGGGAAGGGACACGCTCCCCCCGTTCGGAATCGAGTTTTAAGAATCTGATCGGGGAGGACCCGGCCTTCTTGGAAGTATTGGAAACAGCTCGAAAGGCCGGCGCCAGCTCGCAGACGACGGTCTTGATCCGCGGCAACACAGGGACCGGAAAACAGCTCTTTGCCCGCGCGATTCATGAAGAGAGCCCGAGATCGGGCGGCCCCTTCCTCGATATCAATTGTGGTTCGCTGCCGGTCGCCCTTCTGGAATCGGAGCTTTTTGGTCATGAGAAGGGCGCCTTTACGGGAGCAACGCATCAGAAGCCGGGTCTCTTGGAATTGGCGAACGGCGGCACCGTCTTCCTTGACGAAATCGGCGAGCTGGAGCCCACGCTGCAGGTGCGGATTCTAAAATTTCTCGACCAGCGCTCCTTCAGGAGAGTGCAGGGGCTGCAGGAGATTCAGGTCGATGTGAGGCTGGTCGCCGCTACCCATAGGGATCTTGAAAGCGATGTCCGGCGGGGTCTGTTCCGGGAGGATCTTTATCACCGGCTCAATGTTTTAACATTACGAATCCCCTCACTTGTCGAGCGCCGTTCCGATATATCTCTTCTAGTGGAGCATTTCACCAAGCTCAATGTCCGGCGCCTCGGCGCGCGCATCACGGGACTCTCAGAACGCGCCCTGGAAACACTTGTACGATATCCATGGCCTGGAAATGTGCGGGAATTGGAAAATGTGATCGAGCGCTGTGTTCTTCTCCACAAAGAGATTCCCATACTGGATCTGGAACATCTTCCGATCGATCTTGTCCGGCATGTTGCACGAAATGAAGAGGGCGCCCATCTCCCCCCAGCCGCTCTCCCTGCGGCCGCATTCGGTTTTGATCCCGCCCATCCGGCCACTCTGGGAGGGGGACTAAGGGTAGAACTCCCGAATGAGCCGGTGGCCTGGGACGATATTGAACGAGCGGTTTTAAACACGGCGCTTCTTAAAGTGGGGGGCAATATTTCCGAGGCGGCCCGGCAGCTGAAGATGGGGCGGGGGCAATTGCGGTACCGACTCAAACGCTTGGAGATTGAACTACCGGGACCTCAGCGTTACCGGCCGCGTCGGCGAAGCCGGCGCCGGAACCCCCAACCCCGCGTCGCCTGA
- a CDS encoding metal-dependent transcriptional regulator yields the protein MTTEKNNPEENAGEQNNRNGLHHHAGRRETFRREERLDEGLECLYVLRENRLCGKEDFLKRCSEPDPEQLLKDLSEEKYLTIEAGSITLTPAGEKRARNILRRHRLAETLFQDFLCMSERDMETGACAFEHLLTEEAVQRVCTFLGHPSQCPHGRPIPPGDCCRIFNGAKDESSFVIPLANLNVGQWGKIVFMSPGPRKRIAHLSQYGIVPQAVIQLFQQRPSLLIRIGQTDLAIDEDIAKQIFVQPCTTPPIEGEEPQATRGWGFRRRLRRRGR from the coding sequence ATGACAACAGAAAAGAACAACCCGGAAGAGAACGCGGGGGAACAAAACAACCGGAACGGATTACACCACCATGCCGGCAGAAGGGAAACATTCCGGCGGGAAGAACGATTGGATGAGGGATTGGAGTGTCTTTATGTCCTTCGCGAAAACAGACTCTGCGGGAAAGAGGATTTTCTCAAAAGGTGTTCAGAACCTGATCCAGAGCAGCTCCTGAAGGATCTTTCGGAAGAGAAGTACCTTACGATCGAAGCTGGATCCATCACCCTCACGCCGGCCGGTGAAAAGAGGGCGCGGAATATCCTCAGACGGCACCGGCTCGCGGAGACCCTCTTTCAGGATTTCCTATGTATGAGTGAAAGGGATATGGAAACAGGAGCTTGTGCTTTTGAGCATCTGCTGACGGAGGAGGCTGTCCAGCGGGTTTGTACATTTCTTGGCCACCCCTCACAATGCCCGCACGGCCGGCCAATCCCTCCCGGCGATTGCTGTCGCATCTTCAACGGCGCCAAGGATGAATCCTCGTTTGTCATTCCTCTGGCAAATTTAAATGTAGGTCAGTGGGGGAAAATAGTCTTTATGAGTCCTGGGCCGAGAAAGAGAATCGCACATCTCAGTCAATACGGCATTGTCCCACAGGCCGTGATACAACTATTCCAGCAGCGCCCTTCTCTCTTGATTCGCATAGGCCAAACGGATTTGGCTATTGATGAGGATATCGCCAAGCAGATCTTCGTTCAACCCTGTACAACACCGCCCATTGAGGGAGAGGAACCTCAGGCGACGCGGGGTTGGGGGTTCCGGCGCCGGCTTCGCCGACGCGGCCGGTAA
- the lysS gene encoding lysine--tRNA ligase: MGEHLRSRREKIDRIEALGGNPYPHTFRRTHLSQDILDNFQELEEKGSVRCSGRIVALREMGKASFCHITDPSGRIQIYVRRDEVGETEYEIFKQVDLGDLLGVEGVPFRTRTGEISVRAVRADILSKSLRPMPVVKEKDGVRYDAFQDREARYRYRYIDLMVNPEIREVFKTRSKILSITRRLLDEKGFMEVETPVLQYRYGGAMAQPFTTHHNALGVDLFLRIAEEIPLKKLLVGGLERVYEIGKVFRNEGIDRMHNPEFTLLEFYWAYADYHDAMDFVEEIFRRLIFEVTGGYRISWGGEVIDLETPFRKIRMVEAVREVLGADPMTESEERIRGMIKQRGKEAPGWHQRGHLIEALFDATVCPQLMQPTFVMDYPREISPLAKKVRGGDGSVVERFELFINGQEFANAFTELNDPRDQRDRLEAQMKLREQGDEEAQTLDDDFMTAMEHGMPPAAGVGIGMDRLIMLLTGSDSIRDVVLFPHLKPLDTPPDPEDRFPE; encoded by the coding sequence ATGGGGGAGCATCTCCGCTCCAGACGGGAAAAGATCGACCGGATAGAGGCGCTGGGCGGCAATCCCTATCCTCATACGTTCCGGCGGACGCATCTTTCGCAGGACATTCTCGATAACTTCCAAGAACTCGAGGAGAAAGGGAGCGTCCGTTGCTCGGGCCGTATTGTGGCTCTCCGGGAGATGGGCAAGGCTTCCTTCTGTCATATCACCGATCCCTCCGGCCGGATCCAAATCTATGTGCGGCGGGATGAAGTCGGTGAGACCGAGTATGAGATCTTCAAGCAGGTCGATTTGGGAGATCTTCTGGGCGTCGAGGGGGTCCCCTTCCGGACGCGGACCGGCGAGATTTCCGTGCGCGCTGTGCGAGCGGACATTTTGTCGAAAAGCTTGCGGCCGATGCCGGTTGTGAAGGAGAAGGATGGCGTGCGGTATGATGCCTTTCAGGATCGGGAGGCGCGGTACCGGTATCGCTACATCGATCTTATGGTGAATCCTGAGATTCGTGAGGTTTTTAAGACCCGGTCAAAGATTCTCTCCATCACGCGCCGCCTGCTCGACGAGAAGGGTTTTATGGAGGTTGAAACGCCTGTCCTTCAGTACCGGTATGGCGGGGCCATGGCGCAACCCTTCACAACCCATCATAACGCCTTGGGCGTAGACCTCTTTCTGAGGATTGCTGAAGAGATCCCGTTGAAGAAACTGCTCGTCGGCGGGTTGGAGCGGGTCTATGAGATTGGAAAAGTCTTCCGGAATGAGGGGATCGACCGGATGCACAATCCAGAATTCACCCTGCTTGAATTCTATTGGGCGTATGCCGACTACCATGACGCGATGGACTTTGTAGAAGAGATCTTCCGTCGTTTGATATTCGAGGTCACAGGCGGATATCGGATCAGCTGGGGCGGTGAGGTAATTGACCTCGAAACGCCTTTTCGGAAAATCCGAATGGTTGAGGCTGTGCGTGAGGTTTTGGGAGCCGATCCGATGACAGAATCAGAAGAGCGGATCCGTGGAATGATCAAGCAAAGAGGAAAGGAAGCGCCCGGGTGGCACCAGCGCGGCCACCTCATTGAAGCATTGTTCGACGCCACGGTCTGCCCGCAATTGATGCAACCGACATTTGTGATGGATTATCCCCGGGAAATTTCACCACTGGCCAAGAAGGTCCGCGGCGGAGATGGGAGTGTGGTCGAACGTTTCGAGCTCTTTATCAATGGGCAAGAGTTTGCGAATGCCTTTACGGAATTGAACGATCCCCGGGACCAGCGCGATCGTCTCGAAGCCCAGATGAAGCTGCGCGAGCAGGGAGATGAGGAAGCGCAAACCCTCGATGATGACTTTATGACCGCAATGGAGCATGGGATGCCGCCGGCGGCCGGGGTGGGAATCGGGATGGATCGGCTCATCATGCTCCTAACCGGCTCTGATTCGATCCGGGATGTCGTTCTCTTCCCTCATCTCAAACCGTTGGATACGCCTCCGGATCCTGAGGATCGCTTCCCGGAATAG
- a CDS encoding DUF1844 domain-containing protein — MATEEQDHLFLILASQLRDAAWMGLGKAEHPVTGKTERNLDLARFQIDMLGMLSDKTSGRLNKTESQFLEQSLTQLRLAYVEEMNRSSKEKGDDAAVDGTVSAEGAGGQGGEETSPSEDKPEG; from the coding sequence ATGGCCACAGAAGAGCAGGATCATCTTTTTCTCATACTTGCATCCCAGCTTCGGGACGCGGCCTGGATGGGATTGGGGAAAGCCGAACATCCGGTGACGGGAAAGACTGAACGCAATCTTGATCTGGCCCGGTTTCAAATCGACATGCTGGGCATGTTGAGTGACAAGACTTCCGGACGGTTGAACAAAACGGAATCGCAGTTCCTTGAACAATCCCTGACGCAGTTGCGATTGGCCTATGTAGAAGAGATGAATAGATCATCGAAGGAAAAGGGAGATGACGCCGCCGTCGATGGAACGGTGTCGGCTGAAGGTGCCGGCGGTCAGGGGGGAGAGGAAACTTCCCCTTCTGAGGATAAGCCGGAAGGATAA
- a CDS encoding sigma-54 dependent transcriptional regulator: MRGDSDSASDTVSEYVVGASHAMRKILHLVDRIAPTESPILVTGESGTGKEKIARVIHYQSRRSRGPFVPVNTGAIPDALFESELFGHVRGAFTDAYREKKGLFLLADGGTLFLDEIGEMSPPSQVKLLRVLQDRMVRPVGSEDSFRVDARIITATNKDLRREMEEGRFREDLFYRLNVLRLHIPALRERREDIPYLARYFLERMAREQNREVPRLSDPAWGYLMHYTWPGNVRELENAMERGLAISNGDVIMPQDLPPEITERGLPRLGAGQHEGYPETLSLEDVEALHIQKVLRKMAGNLGKTADSLGISRTTLWRKMKQYNLDVPK, from the coding sequence GTGCGGGGGGATTCAGATTCGGCGTCTGACACCGTTTCCGAGTATGTGGTCGGGGCCTCCCACGCGATGCGGAAGATTCTTCACCTTGTGGATCGGATCGCGCCGACGGAAAGTCCGATTCTCGTCACCGGCGAGAGCGGCACGGGAAAAGAGAAAATCGCCCGGGTTATACATTACCAAAGCCGTAGAAGCCGTGGGCCCTTTGTTCCCGTCAACACCGGTGCTATCCCGGATGCGCTTTTCGAATCCGAGCTCTTCGGTCATGTGCGCGGGGCTTTCACCGACGCCTATCGTGAGAAGAAGGGTCTCTTTCTCCTCGCGGATGGTGGCACCCTTTTTCTCGATGAGATTGGAGAGATGAGCCCGCCAAGCCAGGTGAAGCTGTTGAGGGTCTTACAGGATAGAATGGTCCGGCCCGTGGGTTCCGAGGATTCCTTCCGCGTCGACGCTAGAATCATCACCGCCACGAATAAGGATTTACGGCGGGAGATGGAGGAAGGCCGCTTTAGAGAAGATCTCTTCTATCGCCTGAATGTCCTCCGGTTGCACATTCCGGCCCTTCGAGAGCGGCGGGAGGATATCCCCTACCTGGCCCGCTACTTCCTTGAGAGGATGGCCCGCGAGCAGAATCGTGAGGTGCCGCGGCTTTCCGATCCGGCCTGGGGGTATCTGATGCATTACACCTGGCCGGGAAATGTAAGGGAGCTGGAAAATGCCATGGAGCGTGGTCTGGCCATTAGTAATGGCGATGTCATTATGCCCCAGGATCTCCCTCCGGAGATAACGGAGCGGGGGCTCCCCCGCCTGGGAGCCGGACAGCACGAGGGGTATCCCGAGACCCTCTCGCTGGAAGATGTGGAGGCCCTTCATATCCAAAAGGTTCTTCGAAAGATGGCCGGAAATCTGGGGAAAACCGCCGACTCACTGGGGATATCTCGGACGACCCTTTGGAGAAAAATGAAGCAATACAACCTAGATGTTCCGAAATGA
- the dnaK gene encoding molecular chaperone DnaK — protein sequence MAKIIGIDLGTTNSVVAVVEGGEPHVITNEEGNRTTPSVVAFRSDGEIPVGVLAKRQAITNPQNTIMSIKRFMGRKFDEVATEISTVQYNVVRGPNDTARVKIGDKIYSPPEISAKVLRKLKETAESHLGEKITQAVITVPAYFNDAQRKATQEAGKIAGLEVKRIINEPTAAALAYGLDKKKDEKIAVFDLGGGTFDISILEIGEGVFEVKATSGDTHLGGDDFDQRIMDWMVTEFKKSDGVDLRQDPMALQRLKEAAEKAKCELSSTPQTEISLPYVTADSSGPKHFNMTLTRAKFEQLVDDLFHRVEGPCRRALKDSGLDTAGIDEVILVGGSTRIPRVQELVRELFGKEPNKGVNPDEVVALGAAIQGGILAGDFKDKDMVLLDVTPLSLGIETLGGVFTKLIDRNTTIPTRKSNIFSTAGDNQPSVEVHVLQGERPMAVDNKSLGKFMLDGIPPAPRGIPQVEVTFDIDANGVLNVSAKDKATSKEQSIRIQGSSGLTGEEIDRMVGDAEAHADEDQKRRESVETRNNGEQLVYGTEKNLKDMEGKLDADTKASVESSLEDLRTALKSDSVEQIKGATEKLQKTWHEAASKIYSQATAGGPETGAPGPDGAAGQAPQTPDKEKSGEEPIDADYEVVDETEK from the coding sequence ATGGCAAAGATCATTGGAATCGATTTGGGCACGACAAACTCCGTCGTCGCCGTTGTGGAAGGTGGGGAGCCGCACGTCATTACGAATGAGGAGGGGAACCGGACGACCCCGTCGGTTGTGGCCTTCCGGTCGGATGGAGAAATCCCTGTTGGGGTTCTCGCAAAACGCCAGGCGATTACCAATCCCCAGAACACAATCATGTCGATCAAGCGCTTCATGGGCCGGAAGTTCGATGAGGTGGCCACCGAAATCTCGACGGTACAATATAACGTTGTTCGGGGGCCGAATGATACGGCGCGCGTTAAGATCGGTGACAAGATCTACTCCCCACCGGAGATTTCAGCCAAGGTCCTGCGCAAACTCAAGGAAACCGCTGAGAGCCATCTTGGTGAAAAGATTACACAGGCCGTGATCACCGTGCCGGCCTACTTTAACGATGCGCAGAGAAAGGCGACACAGGAAGCCGGGAAGATCGCCGGTCTGGAAGTGAAGAGAATCATCAACGAACCGACAGCGGCAGCCCTGGCTTATGGCCTCGATAAAAAGAAAGATGAAAAGATCGCCGTCTTCGATCTGGGTGGAGGGACCTTTGACATTTCCATCCTCGAAATCGGTGAGGGTGTCTTTGAGGTCAAAGCGACCAGCGGCGATACGCATCTCGGTGGAGATGACTTTGATCAGCGGATCATGGATTGGATGGTCACGGAATTCAAGAAGTCGGACGGTGTCGATCTGCGCCAGGATCCGATGGCGTTGCAGCGGCTTAAGGAGGCCGCGGAAAAGGCGAAATGTGAACTTTCCTCGACGCCCCAAACCGAAATCAGTCTTCCCTATGTGACGGCCGACAGCAGCGGTCCGAAGCATTTCAATATGACCCTGACGCGGGCGAAGTTTGAGCAGCTGGTGGATGATCTCTTTCATCGTGTGGAAGGACCTTGCCGGCGGGCATTGAAAGACAGCGGGCTTGACACGGCGGGGATCGATGAGGTCATTCTCGTCGGAGGTTCCACGCGAATCCCGCGCGTTCAGGAGCTCGTCCGGGAGCTTTTCGGGAAAGAGCCGAACAAGGGCGTTAATCCTGATGAGGTCGTAGCCCTCGGCGCCGCCATTCAGGGCGGGATCCTGGCGGGCGATTTCAAAGATAAGGACATGGTGTTGCTGGATGTAACACCGCTGTCGCTCGGTATCGAGACCCTTGGTGGTGTTTTTACAAAGCTGATCGACAGGAATACGACCATCCCCACACGGAAGAGCAATATCTTCTCTACGGCCGGTGACAACCAGCCCAGTGTGGAGGTTCATGTGCTTCAGGGCGAGCGTCCCATGGCGGTGGATAACAAGAGCCTTGGGAAATTCATGCTCGACGGTATCCCACCGGCGCCGCGCGGCATTCCCCAGGTTGAAGTGACCTTTGATATCGATGCCAATGGGGTCCTAAATGTGTCGGCCAAGGACAAGGCGACGAGCAAAGAGCAGTCCATCCGGATCCAGGGCTCCAGTGGTCTCACTGGTGAAGAGATTGATCGGATGGTAGGAGATGCCGAAGCGCACGCTGACGAGGATCAGAAACGCCGGGAGTCAGTAGAGACGCGCAATAACGGTGAACAACTGGTTTACGGCACCGAAAAGAATTTGAAAGATATGGAAGGCAAGCTGGATGCGGACACCAAGGCGTCGGTTGAGAGTTCTCTGGAAGATCTACGGACGGCATTGAAATCGGACAGCGTCGAGCAGATCAAGGGTGCGACGGAAAAGCTGCAGAAGACCTGGCATGAAGCCGCATCGAAGATTTACTCGCAGGCGACCGCTGGTGGTCCGGAGACGGGTGCCCCTGGTCCCGATGGCGCCGCCGGCCAAGCTCCTCAAACCCCGGATAAGGAGAAGAGTGGCGAGGAACCGATCGACGCTGATTATGAGGTTGTGGACGAAACAGAGAAGTAA
- a CDS encoding nucleotide exchange factor GrpE, which produces MGRRGKEQGEAEVKDAVAATSNDSTPSMTPSENEEGLTGKVVGLTQDEEPGSEEEQRSYRELELLDKYQRLLAEFDNFRKRARREAEDQDRLSRGRLLLKILPVLDDYDRAQKSFSEGERSDSEALLTILRRLAEILSREGLEPIGMAVGDGFDPAFQEAIGALPSEEIPAQHVLDIFERGYHFDKRLLRPARVMVSTGPAATQQDEVSREEAEACDPEERSPDGTNRPHPDE; this is translated from the coding sequence ATGGGCAGACGCGGAAAAGAGCAGGGTGAAGCTGAGGTTAAAGATGCCGTGGCAGCGACCTCGAACGATTCAACCCCATCGATGACCCCATCGGAAAACGAGGAGGGCTTGACGGGAAAGGTCGTGGGCCTTACCCAGGATGAAGAGCCGGGATCTGAGGAAGAGCAAAGATCCTATAGAGAGTTGGAGCTCCTCGATAAGTATCAGCGCCTCCTGGCAGAGTTCGATAATTTTCGGAAAAGAGCCCGCCGGGAGGCGGAGGATCAAGACCGGCTGTCCCGCGGCCGGCTACTACTGAAGATTCTTCCTGTCCTTGATGACTACGACCGGGCGCAAAAGTCATTCTCTGAAGGGGAACGATCGGATAGTGAGGCTCTCCTTACGATCCTGCGTCGATTGGCCGAAATCTTGAGTAGGGAAGGGTTGGAACCCATAGGGATGGCTGTAGGGGACGGGTTTGATCCCGCTTTCCAAGAAGCCATTGGGGCCCTTCCGTCTGAAGAGATTCCGGCTCAGCACGTGCTCGATATCTTCGAACGAGGGTACCATTTCGATAAAAGGCTGCTTCGACCGGCCCGGGTGATGGTCTCGACCGGCCCCGCCGCGACGCAGCAGGATGAGGTATCCCGGGAGGAAGCCGAAGCGTGCGATCCTGAGGAGAGATCACCCGATGGAACCAACCGCCCTCATCCTGACGAATGA